CCACGGTCAGCGCCGTGTTGACGCTCGCGCGGATGCGTCCGGCGAACAGCGGCCGGAAGGGGTTCGGCCGCCTCCGCGCCGCCGCCACCTCCTCGTGCCAGTCCCCGGCCTCCGGGAGCGCGCGCCGCACCCACAGGGCGACCACCACCGGCAGCACACCGATCCAGAACATCCAGCGCCAGCCCCAGTGCGGCACCACCCACTTGTAGAGCTCGGAGGCGATGATGGTGCCGCCCGAGTAGCCCGAGATGAGGAAGCCGGAGGCGCGGTTGCGCAGCCGCGCGGGCCAGCTCTCCAGGACGTAGGTGGCGCTTGCGCTGTACTCACCAGCCATGCCCATGCCAATCACTAGGCGGGCCGTGAACAGGCTGATGTAGTTCCAGGCGAACCCGCAGGCGAAGGTGGCGAGCGAGTAGAGCAGAATGCTGACGATCATGGCGGCCTTGCGCCCGTAGCGGTCGCCCAGCGCGCCCAGCACCGCGCCGCCGAGCCAGCGGGTGATGAAGGCGCCCGAGACCAGGCTCGCCGCCGACGCCGTGCTCAGGTCGAACTCGTCGGCTATCTCGGTCAGGACGAGCGTGATCAGCACAAAGTCGAAACCGTCGAGCAGATAGCCGATCCAGGCGGCGAACAGGGACTTCCACTGACCGGGTGAGACCTCGCGGTACCAGGGCACCCTGGCGGCTTCGGTCACGACAACAGCCCTCCCTCCTCCAGGAGTTGACGCACGATCTTGACGGCGGCCTCGCCCAGCGGCACCTGGGGCGCGGCGGTGTCCGCGCAGTCGATCACGCCCAGCAGCCGCAGCGCTGCCTTGAAGCCGCCCAGGCCCGAGGAACTGCCGCCCATGTGGGTGGGATCCCCGGCGTCGGTGATGGCGAAGAGCGCGGCCAGCCGGTCCTGTTCGGCGGCCGCCTGCTCCCAGCGCCCCGCGCGCGCGTGCTCGTACAGCCGGACGAACCCGGCCGGATCGACGTTGGCCAGCCCCGGGACGACGCCATGGACGCCCGCCAGCAGGGCGCCGTCCACCGCCAGTTCGGAGCCGGTGAGCACGGTGAAGGTGTCGGCGAGACCGCGCCGGCGAACCTCGACCAGCAGCCGCCGCAGCGCCCCGTCGTCCCCGCTGCTGTCCTTGACCCCGGCCAGCGTGGCGTCGGCGGCCAGCGGCAGCAGGATCGAAGTCGTCAGCTTGGAGTGGACGGAGGCCGGGATGTCATACGCGAACAGCGGCCTGTCCACGCCGTCGCGCAGCCGCCGGAAGTGGTCGGCGATCTCCAGGGGGTGGGTGCGGGTGTAGAAGGGCGCGGTGGCCACGATGCCGTCCGCGCCCAGCTCCGCCGCCGTACGGGCATGATCGAGCACCCGCGCGGTCGTCATGTCGATCGCCCCCGCGAGCACGGGAACCCGGCCGCCCGCGGCCTCGATGACCGCCGTAAGGGCCGTACGGCGGCTGCGGTCGCTCAGATAGGCAGCCTCTCCGCTGGAGCCGAGCGCGAACAACGCGCTCACCCCCGCGTCGATCAGCCGCTCGGCGAGCGCGGCGAGGGAACGCGTGTCGACCTCGCCCGTGGGCGTGAGCGGGGTGCACAGGGGCGGAACGACACCGGTAAGGGGAGCCGGAAGACTCATCGACACCCAGCCTTCTGGATAGCGGGACAATACGGACGTGGGACGTCCTATGTTCGGGCCCGAATCTGACGGAGCGCCATCGCCCTGTCAAGTACATTCCCGCCGCAGCGCCTCGTCCGAATCCCGCCAGCGCGCCGCGACCCCACCGGCCAGGCTTGACCGCATGGACGAAAACTATGAAATGCGGGCCATCGCGCCCGAGGTGCTGAAGCAGCTGCGGATCACCGATGACGCGGGCAACGTGCCGCGGCCGGTGGTGGAGGACGAGGAGGGCGGCAGCCCGATGCGCTGCTGCCTGGGCCGGAGCCGGCCGCACGAGACCATCGCGCTCGTCTCCTACGCCCCGCTGCGCCGCTGGGCGCGGGAGACGGGGGCCAGGCCCGGCCCCTACGACGAGGTCGGCCCGGTCTTCATCCACCTCGACGAGTGCGACGGCTGGACCGGCCCCGGCGTCGCGGACGGCATCCGGGGCCGGCGGCGGGTGCTGCGGGCGTACACGGCCGAGGGCAACATCCTCGGCGGGCGGCTGCTGAACGACTTGCCGAACGACGGCCAACCGACGATCGAGGAGGGGCTGGCCGAGCTGTACGGGGACCCGCGGGTGGCGGCGGTGCATGTGCGGGCCGTCGAGTTCGGCTGCTTCCTGGCCGAGACGCGGCGGGTCTGAGGCATCCGGCACCCCGGGGGCAGGCGACGCCGGGGGGTACAGGGGTTCGCCCGGCGCCGCGCTCGGAGTACCGCGTGCACAGCCGCCACGTCCGGACGTCGGGCTCACCACACCGCGTTCAGAGCGTGGCGGCTTTCAGGGCCCGGCGGCACAGCGCGTCCGCGCGCCGTGTCGTCTCGGGCTGCCGGAAGCCGCGGGCCAGGTGCAGGGTGTAAGCGCAGGCGTCCGCGATGGTGACCCGATGGCCGACGGAGACGAAGAGCGGCTTCACCGCGTCGCGGGTGCGCAGCGCCCGGCCGACCTCCTCGTCCCTGTCGAGCAGGGGCGACCAGTCGCCACGGCGCGGCCCCGGGTCGGCGTGGCGGAAGCCGAAGGGGTTCTTTGCGACGCCGATGGTGGGCAGCCCGGTGAGCACCCCGAGATGGCTGGCCAGCCCGAACCGCCGGGGGTGGGCGAGGCCGTAGCCGTCGCACACCACCAGGTCGGGG
This genomic interval from Streptomyces asiaticus contains the following:
- a CDS encoding dihydrodipicolinate synthase family protein encodes the protein MSLPAPLTGVVPPLCTPLTPTGEVDTRSLAALAERLIDAGVSALFALGSSGEAAYLSDRSRRTALTAVIEAAGGRVPVLAGAIDMTTARVLDHARTAAELGADGIVATAPFYTRTHPLEIADHFRRLRDGVDRPLFAYDIPASVHSKLTTSILLPLAADATLAGVKDSSGDDGALRRLLVEVRRRGLADTFTVLTGSELAVDGALLAGVHGVVPGLANVDPAGFVRLYEHARAGRWEQAAAEQDRLAALFAITDAGDPTHMGGSSSGLGGFKAALRLLGVIDCADTAAPQVPLGEAAVKIVRQLLEEGGLLS
- a CDS encoding DUF1203 domain-containing protein, whose protein sequence is MDENYEMRAIAPEVLKQLRITDDAGNVPRPVVEDEEGGSPMRCCLGRSRPHETIALVSYAPLRRWARETGARPGPYDEVGPVFIHLDECDGWTGPGVADGIRGRRRVLRAYTAEGNILGGRLLNDLPNDGQPTIEEGLAELYGDPRVAAVHVRAVEFGCFLAETRRV
- a CDS encoding endonuclease V; its protein translation is MTSAVDPRYELPRDWPTTEAEAIAVQERTRASVVVGGEVPEPGTGTGAVVGADVAYDDEHDLVAAAAVALDAHSLDVVAEATAVGRVSFPYVPGLLAFREIPAVLDALGDLDRRLGRRPDLVVCDGYGLAHPRRFGLASHLGVLTGLPTIGVAKNPFGFRHADPGPRRGDWSPLLDRDEEVGRALRTRDAVKPLFVSVGHRVTIADACAYTLHLARGFRQPETTRRADALCRRALKAATL